The proteins below are encoded in one region of Mya arenaria isolate MELC-2E11 chromosome 15, ASM2691426v1:
- the LOC128220592 gene encoding BRCA2-interacting transcriptional repressor EMSY-like, giving the protein MWPELLDMTREECKRILRRVELEAYSSVVSAFRAQGDLTKEKKKMLADLQQLLSISTERHRAEVRRAVNDEKLATIADNISPANSTQEWLIEGRRLVPLMPRLVPQTAFTVTANQAASLQAEKNAALPSPAQTGGRENITSVSGLSSPPPTPVWTSRPSSPTSNVVVLPSGMSIHIKGGLNTEEEDEVQTRKRRRSLSTENLFSPPPGSQIPQVTYTTTMASATTVSPKKITISKSPQAQPRVVASGSQTQKVILVSSQGHASPAPGLSQKIVSMAGSRSTVSTGTSTAAPPPRSTLLPVSSLPATMVSMPTPSYVTNTAVSSTGISQVSSGTIGTSTTAFLTPTISVARPRFKTIPRQKIMQVPSPRPGVVIPMSPQPVQPSPQTLTGMKPWLKPTIQIRQEGGMKIITQSAAGTTSKILPKPSQMSGTSTGTPVVVVSGASSQSSGVTMVTRTGQSLTGSSAGTKVLNIQTQGGKIITAPRGSSVVTVNPKTLHLTAVKNAAGISGSKPNVIVVQKTQPRRVGVASSQTGTPVKQTAVISSPFEKELVSFLQKQDPTKQYVVTTTTANLSRTADTQRKVIVTTTGHGDLAKQITASLQKGVKPPGEGSSGQQSNILQDLITAAGIVPEGGGDGPPGEVTINLDEAQLAALTSAAASHESSQAKVVTSMPSNEWFEYDVTDEQGNTYTHTAESADTAAAIQSLLDMQQQQQLQQGTSTVGGVTTQKVRLGGATGVGSQQGANVDISQLSDQLNQQQFYTIEQAMTLLNQNDTETGGPGADGVGPAKTEGAGQVAEDDQMFTAVPISISSEGGQAESGPLTSQAGSSSSSDLDPQTGMFYVEKGGTISGIKINADGQQVIVSGVDMESKSRYDLLSSSLAQAQIDLDPYQFIEDGNKGVGGTATPIHSATSSDSVESVGSSLASSSLSSEQVLVQKVVVSTPITTSTPAIRIQPNTFVPLQDVIRSSNAVTTVSATKQIVSSTASASSGSIHVTVEPSGMDTSYMQMEDFTSQQISDVTDVSIGHMEEIACEETVPTEGSSGVDVAGRRKRKVLSGEDVTGSPPAGSGAPGSWSRAALGVLNKVSKYRGMNRDKNDLNASSWFTQPVDPADAPDYYAIVQNPMDFGTIKNKLETGGYGGFEEFHCEMMLVKENCYLYNPEQSVVRRDCDEVFNYYVHEYNKLMEKWQKSHIGSPISKKPRTDRSPIRP; this is encoded by the exons ATGTGGCCAGAGCTGCTTGACATGACTCGTGAAGAGTGTAAGCGTATCCTTCGTCGTGTGGAGCTGGAGGCCTACTCCTCTGTAGTCTCAGCCTTTAGGGCTCAAGGGGACCTCACCAAGGAGAAGAAAAAGATGCTGGCTGATCTCCAGCAATTGTTGAG TATATCAACAGAGAGACATCGGGCAGAAGTTAGGAGGGCTGTTAATGATGAAAAGTTGGCCACGATAGCAGACAA CATATCCCCTGCAAACTCGACACAGGAGTGGTTGATAGAGGGTCGAAGATTAGTACCTCTCATGCCAAGACTGGTTCCCCAGACGGCCTTCACTGTCACTGCCAACCAGGCTGCCAGTCTACAGGCAGAGAAAAATGCTGCCCTACCCAGTCCAGCTCAGACTGGTGGAAGGGAAAATATAA CGAGTGTATCTGGTCTGTCATCTCCTCCCCCAACCCCGGTGTGGACCTCACGACCAAGCAGCCCGACATCAAATGTGGTTGTACTACCCTCGGGCATGTCCATACACATCAAAG GTGGTTTGAACACTGAGGAAGAAGACGAAGTACAGACCAGGAAACGTCGGCGAAGTTTGTCCACAGAGAACCTCTTCTCTCCCCCACCTGGCTCACAGATTCCGCAG GTGACATACACAACCACGATGGCAAGTGCGACCACTGTGTCCCCCAAAAAGATCACGATTAGTAAGAGTCCCCAGGCCCAGCCACGGGTTGTAGCCAGTGGCAGTCAAACACAAAAG GTAATCTTGGTATCAAGCCAGGGCCATGCAAGCCCTGCCCCAGGTCTCTCACAGAAGATCGTGAGTATGGCTGGTTCCCGGTCTACTGTCTCCACGGGAACCAGCACTGCTGCTCCACCCCCCAGGTCCACCCTCCTGCCTGTCTCCAGTCTCCCAGCAACCATGGTCTCCATGCCAACACCTTCATATGTCACCAACACCGCTGTCTCCAGCACAG GAATATCACAAGTGTCATCAGGCACAATAGGGACCTCAACCACGGCGTTCCTCACTCCAACGATTAGTGTAGCCAGGCCCAGGTTTAAGACCATTCCCAGGCAGAAAATCATGCAG GTACCCTCTCCGCGCCCAGGCGTTGTGATACCCATGAGCCCTCAGCCAGTACAGCCATCCCCACAGACTTTGACTGGTATGAAACCTTGGCTCAAGCCAACCATACAGATACGCCAGGAGGGAG GTATGAAAATTATCACCCAGAGTGCTGCTGGGACGACCAGTAAGATCCTGCCCAAGCCTAGCCAAATGTCTGGTACAAGCACAGGTACCCCGGTAGTGGTGGTCAGTGGGGCCAGCTCCCAGTCTTCAGGGGTTACTATGGTTACACGCACTGGACAATCTCTCACTG GGTCGAGTGCAGGCACAAAGGTGTTAAACATTCAGACCCAGGGAGGGAAGATTATCACAGCTCCCCGAGGCTCCAGTGTTGTCACTGTCAACCCGAAAACCCTCCACCTCACAGCCGTGAAAAATGCTGCAGGAATATCTG GGTCAAAACCAAACGTTATAGTTGTACAAAAGACTCAGCCTCGCAGGGTCGGAGTAGCAAGCTCACAGACTGGCACACCAGTTAAACAGACAGCTGTCATCTCAAGCCCATTTGAAAAG GAGTTGGTGAGTTTTCTTCAGAAGCAGGACCCAACAAAGCAGTACGTTGTGACTACTACAACAGCCAACCTTTCACGCACAGCGGACACCCAGAGGAAGGTGATTGTCACCACCACGGGGCATGGAGATCTTGCTAAACAG ATAACTGCCAGTCTCCAGAAGGGTGTAAAGCCCCCAGGGGAGGGAAGCAGCGGTCAACAGTCAAACATTCTGCAGGACCTGATTACAGCAGCAGGCATCGTGCCAGAGGGCGGTGGTGATGGGCCACCAGGGGAGGTAACCATCAACTTGGATGAAGCACAGTTAGCTGCCCTTACATCTGCCGCTGCTTCACACGAGTCCAGCCAGGCTAAAG TGGTAACAAGCATGCCTAGCAATGAATGGTTTGAGTATGACGTGACAGACGAGCAGGGGAACACATACACCCACACTGCAGAGTCTGCGGACACTGCGGCCGCAATACAGTCACTGTTAGAcatgcagcagcagcagcaactgCAACAGGGGACCAGCACAGTTGGCGGGGTCACCACACAGAAGGTCCGGCTTGGTGGGGCCACGGGGGTTGGTAGTCAACAAGGAGCAAATGTAGACATTAGCCAGCTCTCTGACCAGCTAAACCAGCAACAGTTCTACACTATAGAGCAGGCAATGACACTACTGAACCAGAATGATACAGAGACTGGGGGCCCCGGGGCTGACGGGGTAGGGCCGGCCAAGACAGAGGGAGCGGGGCAGGTTGCTGAGGATGACCAGATGTTCACAGCAGTGCCCATAAGCATCTCATCCGAGGGAGGACAAGCTGAATCTGGGCCACTTACATCTCAA GCGGGCAGTTCTAGCAGCTCGGACCTAGATCCCCAGACTGGCATGTTCTATGTGGAGAAAGGGGGAACCATAAGTGGTATCAAGATCAATGCTGATGGACAACAG GTAATTGTGAGCGGTGTGGACATGGAGAGTAAATCTCGCTACGACCTCTTAAGCAGCTCCTTGGCCCAGGCACAGATTGACCTGGACCCCTACCAGTTCATAGAGGACGGCAACAAGGGGGTAGGGGGCACCGCTACACCAATACACAGTGCTACCAGTAGTGATTCag TGGAGTCAGTAGGAAGCAGCTTAGCCTCGAGTTCTCTGTCATCGGAGCAGGTGCTGGTACAGAAGGTGGTTGTTTCCACCCCCATCACCACATCAACACCTGCCATACGCATCCAGCCCAACACGTTTGTCCCTCTACAGGATGTGATCAGGTCGTCTAATGCTGTCACAACAGTGTCCGCTACCAAACAG ATAGTGTCATCCACGGCCTCAGCGTCATCTGGCTCTATCCATGTGACAGTGGAGCCTAGCGGGATGGACACATCCTACATGCAGATGGAAGATTTTACCAGCCAGCAGATATCAGACGTCACGGACGTCAGTATCGGGCATATGGAGGAGATTGCATGCGAGGAAACTGTTCCAACAG AGGGCAGTAGTGGTGTTGATGTTGCTGGGCGCAGGAAGAGGAAGGTGTTGTCAGGGGAGGATGTGACGGGCTCCCCTCCTGCTGGCTCTGGGGCTCCTGGTAGCTGGTCAAGGGCTGCTCTTGG TGTATTGAACAAAGTATCCAAGTATCGAGGGATGAACAGGGACAAGAATGATCTTAACGCTTCCTCCTGGTTCACACAGCCAG TGGACCCGGCTGATGCCCCAGACTACTATGCCATAGTACAGAACCCCATGGACTTTGGCACCATCAAAAATAAACTGGAG ACAGGGGGATACGGAGGTTTTGAGGAGTTTCACTGTGAAATGATGCTAGTGAAGGAGAACTGTTACCTGTACAACCCAGAGCAAAGTGTGGTCCGCCGGGATTGTGATGAAGTGTTCAACTATTATGTGCATGAGTATAACAAACTCATGGAGAAATGGCAGAAG AGTCACATTGGATCACCCATATCAAAAAAGCCAAGGACAGACAGGAGCCCTATTCGACCTTGA